The genomic stretch GGGCCGCCAGCCGTTTGCCTTCGCTGCTGCCCGGATAATGATAGACCTCCGTACCCTGGGCAGCAGGGCTGGCGGCGCTGTTGGCGTGAATGCTGACAAACACGTCCGCGCCCTGGGCGTTGGCCAGCGCTGCCCGAAAGCCCAGGTCGCCGGTGGCAATATCGCCCGTCCGGGTCAGCCATATTGCGTGTCCCTCATCCTCCAGCCGTTCGGCCAGCAGCCCGGCAATGGCCAGCACCACGTCGCACTCCCGTACGCCGCCGGCGCAGGCTCCCGGCTCCAGCGGGCCGGAATGGCCGGGGTCGATGACAATTTTCATATCCTTTTCCACCTCTTTAGCGTATGATTGGATTGCACCCCTCTGCCGCCAGGCAGAATAACCGGCCCCCAAGCCCGCTCCGCATCCCTGCGGGCGGCGCTGCAGCCGCTGGCGCGTCTTCCGCCGGCCGTCCTCGGGCTGCTCCGCTCAGTGCCGGCAAGACGGCTACCGCTCTATGGCCGTCCGTCCGCTGCTTGCGGCGTTCCGCTGCCGCTCCACTTTCCTCATCCGCTCCCGGCCGGCCACCGCTGGCGCTTAGAGCCGTATCCTGCCGGGCGGCTACTCGGCGGCCTCCGGGGAGCAGGCCCGCCGCTCCCTGACACTCGCCGCCGGCCTGCCGGGGCACCGGGGCGACGGCCACCCATCCCTAACCCTTCCCTGCCAGGGAAGGGGAGGCGGCCATCCGCTAATGGCTTTTATGTCCACGCCCGCCCGTTGGGTCCGCTTCGCCGGGCTACCGCTGCGCTGGACATAAACCGGACATTAGCGGACGTCCACCACCGCTGCCGCGGAGCGTCGCCCCGGCTCCTTGGTTAACGGGCCCACCCCTGGCCCCTCCCGTGAACCGGGAGGGGAAGGAGAAACGCCGCCGCCGCGCCATTATCCGGGCTTGTCCAGAAACTCAATGTCCCGGACCACCACCTCGGTCACCTTCCGCCGCTGACCGTCCGCACCTTCCCGCTGCCGGCTGTGCAGCCGGCCCTCAATCGCCACCCGGCGGCCGTCCCCGCCCTCCTGGGCAATCTGCTCGGCCAGCGCATCCCAGGCCACGCAGTCAATGGCGTCGGTTTCCTCGCGCACCCTGGTCCTAAACGCCACCGTCAGCGAAAAGGAGCAGACCGCCTTGCCGCTCACGGTAACCCGCATATCCAGCTCCCGGGACAATCTTCCCACCAGAAAGACCTTGTTCAATGCCTCCCTCCCCCTTGTTATGCACATCTTCACCGGCCCTACTACTATGTTTGGTTTACGTTTATACATAAGTTTACGTTTAGTTAATGTAACCGGGTTGCCAATCATAATGGTTGACAAACCCCACTTTGCCAACCGGCTTGCCAACCACTATGGTTGGCAAAAAAACCTCACCAGCGACAGGCGCGGCTTATCCACAGGGTTATCAACAGATTTATCCACAGGTTTCCTCTGAATTGACTGCAGTTCATACCAAGGCGCTGACCGGCCGGGGCGGGGCGTATGAATGAGCAGCCCGGCCGCCACCAGCTCGCCGCGGGCCCTGGACAGCGTCGTGTAGCTGTAGCCCAGAAACCCCAGCAGCGTGCTGGCGGCCACCGTCAGCCGCGGCGGCCAGCCGGCCCGGTTGAACAGGTGCATCAGCACGCCCCACAGCGCCTGGGCCTCGCTCGACAGCGGCCGCGTCAGGAGGCTGGCGTAGAACCCGTTGAGCTCGACAATGTAATTCACGGTCCCGCCCACATCCACCGGTGAAACCCCTGGTCCCGGCGTCCCGGCTTCACGGCAGGATACGTTTCAGACCGGCCGTATTCACGCCCGTCTTGGCGCTGGCCCGCCGCCGCAGCCACTCATTGGCGGCCTCCACATGAATAATAAAACGGTTCCCCTCCTTGGACGCCGGAAAATCCGGCAGGTAGCAAAACTCCCGCACCCGGTTCTGACCAATGCCGGTCATGGCCGCAAACTCCTTGACCGTGACCACCAGCTTGGTGTTTGTCATAGAACATCTCTCCCCCCAGTGAATTAACGCAATTTAATATTGCATTATGTAATAATCATAGCAGCCCTTTGATAATTTTTCAATACATTTCTCACTTTTATATTTACAAATCGCACTTTAACAATTACAATGTGGGTAGCAGCTCTTTTGATAGTGTGTGCAAATCAAATGTGATGGTGTGTGAAAAAACATGAGCAAAGAAATAGGAAAGCGCATCCGCGCCGCCCGCGAACGGCTCCACCTGTCCCAGGCCTCCCTGTCGGAACTGATCGGCGCCGGCAATCAGTCCACCGTGGCCGGCTGGGAGCGGGGACGGACCGAGCCGGACGGCGAAACGCTGGTCAAGCTGGCCGTCATTCTGAAAGTCTCGACCGACCACTTACTCGGCGTCGATGCCGGCGTGCTGGCGCTGCCGGCCGACGTCACCGACCTGGCCCGCGACATTGCCGGCCTGCCGCCGGCCGAGCGGGCCGTCATTGAAAAGATTGTGGCGGCCTTAAAGGCCGAAGACAAGGACAAAGTCGTCCCTGGTTGACCGGTGGATACGAAAACTGCTCTATCCCGGCGGCAAGCGCCGGAGGTAAAAAACAGGCGGCCGGGTGGCGGCCGCCTGTGGTTCAAGGGAAAAGGATGGTGTGTGAACATGGCGCATGAGGCTTTCCGCCTGCATGCCTCCGGGACGCCGCCGTAGGGGACAGGCCCTGCCGCAATCCGGAGCAATCAGCCAGCAAAGGAGGTGTGTGATATGAAAACAGGCAACTATGGCAAAGGCAGTATCTATAGACGTCAGGACGGCCGCCGGGTGGCTGCCGTCTGCAGCCGCGCCCCTGCGACCGGTAAAACCATCCGGCATTACGCCTATGGCCCAACCAAGCAGGAAGCGCTGCAGAAAAAAATGGAGCTCCTTGCTAAAAACAAAGAGCTCCCTGCCCCTTCCGGCCTGACTGCCAAGCACAGCTAGGCTGCGCCTGTAATTCGTTGCAAACCGCATGCGGTGGCAACGGGTTATACAACAACAGCGTGCAGCCGCCCTTGCCACCGACAAGAACAAGGGTGGTGTGTGCACCATGGCCAAGCGGGCCAATGGCGAAGGAACCATTTGCAAGCGCAAAGACGGCCTGTGGATGACGGCCGTCATCATCGGCCGCGACAACGCGACCGGCAAACCCGTCCGTAAATATTGCTACGGCAAGACCAAAGGGGAAGTGCAGCAAAAAAGAGACGCCCTGCTCGAACAGAGCAAAGGGCCGGTCTACATCGACGCCGGCAAAGTCACCGTCGGCCAGTGGGTGGAAAAATGGCTGACCGTCTACGCCAGGGCCAGCGTCCGGGGCAATACCTACATCGGCTATCGCTCGGTTGTCAATAACCACATTCTGCCGCAGCTCGGTAACATCAAACTGCAAAAACTCAGGGGGATTGATATTCAACAAATGGTCAACGCCATCAAGGACAATGGCGGCGGGCCGCGCCTGGCCGAACTGGCCTTTACCGTCCTGCGCATTGCCCTGAACAAAGCTTTTTACGAGGATATCCTCCACCGGCTGCCCTTCAAAACCGTGTCCCTGCCCAAAAAGCGGCGCAAAGAGTTTGTGCCGTTAAGCAGCGCAGAGTGGACGCACCTGTTTACGGCAGCCGGGGCCGACGCGGCAATGTATACCGCCCTGTCCCTGGAATGGGCCACCGGCGTCAGCCGCTCCGAACTGTTGGGATTGAAGTGGATAGACTTCAATTTTACCACCGACAGCGTCAGCATCCAGCGGGCCCTCATCATCACCGACAACGGCCTGGAGCTTGACGACACCAAAACTCCCGCCCGCCAGCGCGTCCTGCCGCTGCCGGCAGTCACCATGCTGCAGATAAAACAGCACCGGGAGCGTCAGACGGCCGCTATCGCCGCCTGCAAAGCCGGCGGCCAAGTCTGGGAAGACAATGACCTGGTATTCCCCGGCCCCTGCGGCAACCTGCAGGACCCGCGCAGTTGGTCCAAACAATTCAAATGCCTGGCCAAAGCGGCCGGCATCGACATCACGTTTCATAAACTCCGGCACGACCACGCCAGCCGGCTCTCGGCCAACGGCGTCAGCATCAAGGACGCCCAGTACCGGCTGGGCCACAGCACAACCCATATGCTGCTCAATGTCTACACCCACAGGATATCCGGCGGCCAGGAAAAAATCGCCTCATGGCTCAATGCATCGTTTCCGGCTGCCCCCATCGACCATGAAACACCACTTCATTGACCGTTTAGAAAATGCAGTTGCCGCCGCGTTGTTGTACGGTTGTTGTAAAACTGCTCTGAAAACGAAAAAAAAGGCTTTACGAAAATGCCCGTAAACCCTTGATATATCTATGGCGACCCCGGAGGGATTCGAACCCCCGACCTTTTGATTCGTAGTCAAACGCTCTATCCAGCTGAGCTACGGAGTCATTTAATTAATACCTATTTAGTATAGTATATTTTATAATTACTGTCAACCTAATCGTCCACCAAGCCCCAATCCACAGTGTTCTTGACGCGATATTTCCCGTCCAGCTTGGCCATAACAGCATAAGGGCAACAACGGGATCTGCCTTCGCTGCGCTCGGTACAAACCGTCTTTATCGTCGCCTTACATGGCCGATATGCGCGGCTCTTGCGCCTTGCTGGGCGAAAAAGCCCGCGCAATTACAGCCTATAGCTTTCGACTTGGCCGAATACTAGCACCTCAAATCAAACTTTTTCAATAGAGGATTTCTTTAGAACTCCAGCTAGTAAATCTTTAAAAGAGCACCTTGATCCCTTTTGTTTTCTATCATCTAAATGCTTTTGATCATTTGTTTTAAACATTGGACGATAAATGCCGCTGACTTTAGCTATCATAGTTCAATCCTCCCTTAACATAATTTAATTACATAGCTTCTACTATTATTATCGTCGATTTATTCACAGAAATTAAGTTTTCTTTAACATTACTTCAACAGTTTTTTGTTGCTAAAAATCGATCACTTTATCTAAATCATCCTCATTGCCTAAATGTTAGCCTGATTCAAAGTCCAGTATAAGCAAACAAACGCATCCACCCTTACGCTCTATTCCGTG from Dendrosporobacter quercicolus encodes the following:
- a CDS encoding tyrosine-type recombinase/integrase; the encoded protein is MAKRANGEGTICKRKDGLWMTAVIIGRDNATGKPVRKYCYGKTKGEVQQKRDALLEQSKGPVYIDAGKVTVGQWVEKWLTVYARASVRGNTYIGYRSVVNNHILPQLGNIKLQKLRGIDIQQMVNAIKDNGGGPRLAELAFTVLRIALNKAFYEDILHRLPFKTVSLPKKRRKEFVPLSSAEWTHLFTAAGADAAMYTALSLEWATGVSRSELLGLKWIDFNFTTDSVSIQRALIITDNGLELDDTKTPARQRVLPLPAVTMLQIKQHRERQTAAIAACKAGGQVWEDNDLVFPGPCGNLQDPRSWSKQFKCLAKAAGIDITFHKLRHDHASRLSANGVSIKDAQYRLGHSTTHMLLNVYTHRISGGQEKIASWLNASFPAAPIDHETPLH
- a CDS encoding helix-turn-helix domain-containing protein; the encoded protein is MTNTKLVVTVKEFAAMTGIGQNRVREFCYLPDFPASKEGNRFIIHVEAANEWLRRRASAKTGVNTAGLKRILP
- a CDS encoding single-stranded DNA-binding protein, which translates into the protein MNKVFLVGRLSRELDMRVTVSGKAVCSFSLTVAFRTRVREETDAIDCVAWDALAEQIAQEGGDGRRVAIEGRLHSRQREGADGQRRKVTEVVVRDIEFLDKPG
- a CDS encoding helix-turn-helix transcriptional regulator, with the translated sequence MSKEIGKRIRAARERLHLSQASLSELIGAGNQSTVAGWERGRTEPDGETLVKLAVILKVSTDHLLGVDAGVLALPADVTDLARDIAGLPPAERAVIEKIVAALKAEDKDKVVPG
- a CDS encoding N-acetylmuramoyl-L-alanine amidase family protein, producing the protein MKIVIDPGHSGPLEPGACAGGVRECDVVLAIAGLLAERLEDEGHAIWLTRTGDIATGDLGFRAALANAQGADVFVSIHANSAASPAAQGTEVYHYPGSSEGKRLAA